From Halotia branconii CENA392, the proteins below share one genomic window:
- a CDS encoding cytochrome P450, translated as MAKDIFELPAPSVNSIVGHLFELGKDPLGFLTSCRDYGDIVPLQLGLTSSCLVTNPEYIEEVLKNRNDFIKSRGLRALKSLLGEGLLSAEGESWFWQRRLAQPIFHQKRINNYSETMVEYTNKILQTWQDGETHDIHADMMQLTLQIVMKCIFSADINAGEAQVVANALDRAMQWFESKRRQNFLVLEWFPRPENIRYRNAIAQMDEAIYKLIQERRNSEEKTNDLLTMLMEAKDEETGQQMDDKLLRDEVATLMLAGHETTANALSWTWMLLAQNPEVREKLQSELDQVLQGKLPTLADLGQLDYTQQIVKESMRLYPPVALMGREAAVDTQIGDYKIPQGMAIMISQWVMHRHPKYFENPEAFQPERWTQEFEKHLPKGVYFPFGDGPRICIGKGFAQMEAALLLATIAQRFQVDLVPEHPIVPQPSITLRPENGLKVQLKQIA; from the coding sequence ATGGCTAAAGATATATTCGAGTTACCAGCACCGTCGGTTAACTCTATCGTTGGACATCTATTTGAACTTGGAAAAGACCCATTAGGGTTTCTGACTAGTTGTCGTGACTATGGTGATATTGTTCCTTTGCAACTGGGGTTAACATCTAGTTGTTTAGTAACTAATCCTGAATATATAGAAGAAGTTCTCAAAAATCGCAATGATTTTATTAAAAGCCGAGGCTTACGCGCCTTAAAAAGCTTACTAGGAGAAGGGTTATTAAGTGCAGAAGGAGAATCTTGGTTTTGGCAACGTCGCCTTGCCCAACCGATATTTCACCAAAAACGAATTAATAACTATAGCGAAACAATGGTAGAGTACACCAACAAAATCCTGCAAACTTGGCAAGATGGTGAAACTCATGACATTCATGCAGATATGATGCAATTGACCCTGCAAATAGTTATGAAGTGCATATTTAGCGCTGACATAAATGCAGGAGAAGCACAAGTTGTTGCCAACGCATTAGATAGGGCAATGCAATGGTTTGAAAGCAAGCGGCGGCAGAATTTTCTAGTGTTGGAGTGGTTTCCAAGACCTGAAAACATCCGTTATCGTAATGCTATTGCCCAAATGGATGAGGCTATTTATAAACTGATTCAAGAACGTCGCAATAGTGAAGAAAAAACTAATGATTTGCTAACAATGTTAATGGAGGCTAAAGACGAAGAAACAGGCCAGCAGATGGATGATAAACTATTGCGGGATGAAGTTGCCACTTTAATGTTAGCAGGACATGAAACAACTGCTAATGCTTTATCTTGGACGTGGATGCTTTTGGCACAAAATCCTGAAGTGCGTGAAAAATTACAATCAGAACTTGATCAAGTTCTGCAAGGAAAGTTACCAACACTTGCAGATCTTGGGCAGTTAGATTATACACAGCAAATTGTTAAAGAATCAATGCGGCTATATCCTCCAGTTGCTCTGATGGGGCGGGAAGCAGCAGTAGATACCCAGATTGGCGATTACAAAATTCCCCAAGGCATGGCAATCATGATTAGCCAATGGGTAATGCATCGTCATCCCAAGTATTTTGAGAATCCTGAAGCTTTCCAACCAGAACGATGGACACAAGAATTTGAAAAGCATCTGCCTAAAGGAGTATATTTTCCTTTTGGGGATGGGCCAAGAATTTGTATTGGTAAAGGTTTTGCTCAAATGGAAGCGGCTTTGTTATTGGCGACGATCGCTCAACGCTTCCAAGTAGATTTAGTACCAGAACATCCAATCGTACCACAGCCTTCAATTACCTTACGTCCGGAAAACGGGCTGAAGGTGCAACTCAAGCAAATTGCCTAA